One window from the genome of Streptomyces cadmiisoli encodes:
- a CDS encoding endonuclease/exonuclease/phosphatase family protein produces the protein MPNHSRVTRRLGLKTAFAAAVALPLSSTALSPSAASAEEPPDLRLRTMSFNLRFASATEPNSWAVRRPVMRELLRRERPHVIGTQEGLYQQLRDIESDLGPHYDWIGTGRAGGSRDEFMAILHDTRRLAPVEYDHFWLSDTPDVIASNTWGGGSIRMVTWVRFRDLRDPGREFYVLDTHLDNRSQDARERATALTVQRIAGLDRSLPLLVTGDFNVAAHGNPVYDMLLEAGLVDTWDAAAERGPQYATFHGYRPLTPDGDRIDWILATPGVTVHRAEINTFSLDGQFPSDHLPVQASLTLG, from the coding sequence GTGCCGAACCACAGCCGAGTCACGCGCCGTCTGGGCCTGAAGACCGCGTTCGCCGCAGCGGTCGCCCTGCCCCTCTCCAGTACAGCACTGTCGCCGTCGGCCGCCTCCGCCGAGGAGCCCCCCGACCTGCGTCTGCGGACCATGTCCTTCAACCTGCGTTTCGCGAGTGCCACCGAGCCGAACAGCTGGGCGGTGCGCAGACCGGTGATGCGCGAACTGCTCCGTCGCGAGCGGCCCCACGTCATCGGCACTCAGGAGGGCCTGTACCAGCAGCTGCGGGACATCGAGTCCGACCTCGGGCCGCACTACGACTGGATCGGCACCGGCCGGGCCGGCGGCAGCCGCGACGAGTTCATGGCGATCCTGCACGACACCCGCCGTCTCGCGCCGGTCGAGTACGACCACTTCTGGCTCTCGGACACCCCGGACGTGATCGCGTCGAACACCTGGGGCGGGGGCTCCATCCGCATGGTCACCTGGGTCCGCTTCCGCGACCTGCGCGACCCCGGCCGGGAGTTCTACGTCCTCGACACCCACCTGGACAACCGCAGCCAGGACGCACGCGAGCGTGCCACCGCCCTGACGGTGCAGCGCATCGCAGGACTCGATCGCTCGCTGCCACTGCTGGTGACCGGTGATTTCAACGTCGCGGCCCACGGCAACCCGGTATACGACATGCTGCTGGAGGCCGGTCTCGTCGACACCTGGGACGCCGCGGCCGAACGCGGCCCGCAGTACGCGACCTTCCACGGTTACCGGCCGCTGACACCGGACGGTGACCGCATCGACTGGATCCTGGCCACGCCGGGTGTCACCGTGCACCGGGCGGAGATCAACACGTTCTCGCTCGACGGGCAGTTCCCGAGCGACCATCTGCCGGTTCAGGCGTCGCTGACGCTGGGATGA
- a CDS encoding DUF6986 family protein yields MGQGRQEQVATSLAGAVGEEIGAWLAPVDAELARLYPGDPGTRQPVHTVYVPGDVFAADTVRSWGDRALAALDEHAPDAASFAAVLGLSDALAVPVHDRVRAKLEREPVEDLRVDFEDGYGPRADAEEDEAAARAARLIAEAYANGTAAPYMGIRMKCMEAAVRDRGIRTLDIFLTGLMRAGGLPDGLVLTLPKVTYPEQVTAMVRLLEAFEKAHALEPGRLGFEIQIETSQSILAADGTATVARMIQAARGRATGLHYGTFDYSACLGVSAAHQAADHPAADHAKAVMQVAAAGTGVRVSDGSTNVLPVGPTAQVHDAWRLHYGLTRRALARAYYQGWDMHPGHIPTRYAAVFAFYREGFEQAAARLARYASRSGGDVMDEPATAKALSGYLLRGLDCGALDIAEVARLSGLTRADLEAYATPRRGDLTASAK; encoded by the coding sequence ATGGGTCAGGGCCGGCAGGAACAGGTGGCGACGAGCCTCGCGGGCGCGGTCGGCGAGGAGATCGGCGCCTGGCTCGCGCCGGTCGACGCCGAGCTGGCACGCCTCTACCCCGGCGACCCCGGCACCCGGCAGCCCGTCCACACCGTGTACGTCCCCGGTGACGTCTTCGCCGCCGACACCGTCCGCTCCTGGGGCGACCGGGCTCTCGCGGCGCTCGACGAACACGCCCCGGACGCCGCCTCCTTCGCCGCCGTCCTCGGGCTCTCCGACGCACTGGCCGTCCCCGTCCACGACCGGGTCCGCGCAAAACTGGAGCGCGAACCCGTCGAGGACCTGCGCGTCGACTTCGAGGACGGCTACGGCCCCCGTGCCGACGCCGAGGAGGACGAGGCGGCGGCACGTGCGGCCCGGCTGATCGCCGAGGCGTACGCGAACGGCACGGCGGCGCCGTACATGGGCATCCGCATGAAGTGCATGGAGGCCGCCGTCCGGGACCGCGGCATCCGCACCCTCGACATCTTCCTCACCGGCCTGATGCGGGCCGGCGGACTGCCCGACGGACTGGTGCTCACCCTGCCCAAGGTCACCTACCCCGAGCAGGTCACCGCCATGGTGCGGCTGCTTGAGGCCTTCGAGAAGGCGCACGCCCTCGAACCGGGGCGGCTCGGCTTCGAGATCCAGATCGAGACCAGCCAGTCGATCCTCGCCGCCGACGGCACGGCCACCGTCGCCCGCATGATCCAGGCCGCCCGGGGCCGTGCCACCGGACTGCACTACGGCACCTTCGACTACAGCGCCTGCCTCGGTGTCTCCGCCGCCCATCAGGCCGCCGACCACCCGGCCGCCGACCACGCCAAGGCGGTCATGCAGGTCGCCGCCGCGGGCACCGGCGTACGGGTCTCGGACGGTTCCACCAACGTCCTGCCGGTCGGCCCCACCGCGCAGGTGCACGACGCCTGGCGCCTGCACTACGGACTCACCCGGCGCGCCCTGGCCCGTGCCTACTACCAGGGCTGGGACATGCACCCCGGCCACATCCCGACCCGCTACGCGGCCGTCTTCGCCTTCTACCGCGAGGGCTTCGAGCAGGCCGCCGCCCGCCTCGCCCGCTACGCGAGCCGTTCCGGCGGAGACGTCATGGACGAGCCCGCCACCGCCAAGGCCCTCAGCGGCTACCTCCTGCGCGGCCTGGACTGCGGCGCGCTCGACATCGCCGAGGTGGCCCGGCTGAGCGGTCTGACACGGGCCGATCTGGAGGCCTACGCGACACCGAGGCGCGGCGACCTGACGGCCTCCGCCAAGTAG
- a CDS encoding LacI family DNA-binding transcriptional regulator, producing MPETHRRADRLPGSRYGNRPTMKDVAARAGVGLKTVSRVVNGEPGVTPETERRVQEAIDALGFRRNDSARVLRKGRTASIGLVLEDLADPFYGPLSRAVEEVARAHGALLINGSSAEDPDREQELVLALCARRVDGLVVIPAGDDHRYLEPELKAGVATVFVDRPAGKIDADVVLSDSYGGARDGVAHLIAHGHRRIGFIGDMPRIHTAAERLRGYRAAMEDAGISVEDSWMSLGVTDPGRVRRATEEMLAGPDPVTAVFAGNNRVTVTVIRVLAEQSRQVALVGFDDIELADLLQPGVTVVAQDAAALGRTAAERLFRQLDGSLVLPERIELPTRLITRGSGELPPAD from the coding sequence GTGCCCGAGACCCACCGTCGAGCAGACCGCCTCCCCGGAAGCCGCTACGGCAACCGCCCGACCATGAAGGACGTCGCGGCCCGTGCCGGGGTCGGCCTGAAGACGGTCTCCCGGGTCGTCAACGGCGAACCGGGGGTCACGCCGGAGACCGAGCGCCGCGTCCAGGAGGCCATCGACGCGCTCGGCTTCCGGCGCAACGACAGCGCACGCGTGCTGCGCAAGGGCCGCACGGCCAGCATCGGACTGGTCCTGGAGGACCTGGCCGACCCGTTCTACGGGCCGCTCAGCCGCGCCGTGGAGGAGGTGGCCCGCGCCCACGGGGCCCTGCTGATCAACGGTTCCAGCGCCGAGGACCCGGATCGTGAGCAGGAGCTGGTGCTGGCGCTCTGCGCCCGCCGGGTGGACGGGCTGGTCGTCATCCCGGCCGGCGACGACCACCGGTATCTCGAACCCGAGCTCAAGGCGGGTGTCGCCACGGTGTTCGTGGACCGCCCGGCGGGGAAGATCGACGCCGACGTCGTCCTGTCGGACAGCTACGGCGGCGCCCGGGACGGCGTCGCGCATCTGATCGCGCACGGCCACCGGCGGATCGGTTTCATCGGCGACATGCCCCGCATCCACACCGCCGCGGAGCGACTGCGCGGCTATCGGGCCGCGATGGAGGACGCCGGGATATCCGTCGAGGACTCCTGGATGTCCCTGGGGGTCACCGATCCCGGCCGGGTGCGCCGGGCGACCGAGGAGATGCTGGCCGGCCCGGACCCGGTCACCGCGGTCTTCGCCGGCAACAACCGTGTGACGGTCACCGTGATCCGCGTCCTGGCCGAGCAGTCCCGGCAGGTCGCCCTGGTCGGTTTCGACGACATCGAGCTCGCCGACCTGCTCCAGCCGGGTGTCACCGTCGTCGCCCAGGACGCGGCCGCTCTCGGCCGTACCGCCGCGGAGCGGCTGTTCCGCCAGCTGGACGGCTCGCTGGTGCTCCCGGAGCGCATCGAACTGCCCACGCGGCTGATCACCCGGGGCTCGGGCGAGCTGCCGCCGGCGGACTGA
- a CDS encoding ROK family protein, with the protein MHTDLVAALDIGGTKIAGALVDGGGRIVMRAQRPTPAQQDGDTVMRAVEEVMGELTATPLWGRAHAVGIGSAGPVDASAGTVSPVNVPGWRDYPLVERVRAAAGGLPVELIGDGVAITAAEHWQGAARGHDNALCMVVSTGVGGGLVLNGRLHSGPTGNAGHIGHISVDLDGDLCPCGARGCVERIASGPNIARRALDGGWRPGPDGDSSAAAVAAAARAGDPVAVASFARAAQALAAGIAATATLVEIDIAVIGGGVGKAGDVLLSPLRKALGDYATLSFVQRLTVVPAQMGTDAGLVGAAAAALARTSDTTAAGV; encoded by the coding sequence ATGCACACCGACCTCGTGGCCGCGCTCGACATCGGCGGTACCAAGATCGCAGGCGCGCTGGTGGACGGCGGCGGCCGGATCGTGATGCGCGCCCAGCGCCCGACGCCCGCCCAGCAGGACGGCGACACCGTGATGCGCGCCGTCGAGGAGGTGATGGGCGAGCTGACCGCCACGCCGCTGTGGGGTCGCGCGCACGCCGTCGGCATCGGCAGCGCGGGCCCGGTGGACGCCTCCGCGGGCACGGTCAGTCCGGTGAACGTGCCCGGCTGGCGCGACTACCCGCTGGTGGAGCGGGTCCGGGCGGCGGCCGGCGGACTGCCCGTGGAGCTGATCGGCGACGGAGTGGCGATCACCGCCGCTGAGCATTGGCAGGGCGCGGCACGCGGCCACGACAACGCGCTGTGCATGGTGGTCTCCACCGGCGTCGGCGGCGGTCTGGTCCTGAACGGGCGCCTCCACTCCGGCCCCACCGGCAACGCCGGTCACATCGGCCACATCAGCGTCGATCTCGACGGCGACCTCTGCCCGTGCGGTGCGCGCGGTTGCGTGGAGCGCATCGCCAGCGGTCCCAACATCGCGCGCCGCGCGCTGGACGGCGGCTGGCGTCCCGGTCCCGACGGTGACAGCTCCGCCGCCGCGGTGGCCGCCGCCGCCCGGGCGGGCGACCCGGTCGCCGTGGCCTCCTTCGCACGCGCCGCTCAGGCCCTGGCCGCGGGCATCGCCGCCACCGCGACGCTGGTGGAGATCGACATCGCCGTCATCGGCGGGGGCGTGGGCAAGGCGGGCGACGTCCTGCTGTCCCCGCTGCGCAAGGCCCTCGGCGACTACGCGACGCTGTCCTTCGTCCAGCGCCTGACGGTGGTGCCGGCCCAGATGGGCACCGACGCGGGGCTGGTGGGGGCCGCCGCGGCGGCCCTGGCGAGAACGTCGGACACGACGGCGGCCGGGGTCTGA
- a CDS encoding NUDIX hydrolase: MIVWINGAFGAGKTTTARELIELIPNSTLFDPEVIGGELRALLPAKRLAEVGDFQDLPIWRRLVIDTAAALLAELGGTLVVPMTLLRQEYRDEIFGGLAARRISVRHVLLTPAETILRDRIANREIPPDVPDGEIRVRQWSYDHMEPYRAALASWLTADAHPVDNGARTPYETAVRIAEAVTSGTASVCDIVQTPEPSAETLAAGVLLFDEEDRVLLVDPTYKAGWEFPGGVVEPGEAPARAGIREVAEETGIRLDEIPRLLVVDWEPPAPPGFGGLRLLFDGGRLGSAEARQLLLPGPELRGWRFVTEEEAAGLLPPVRYERLRWALRARERGAALYLEAGVPVG, from the coding sequence GTGATCGTCTGGATCAACGGTGCGTTCGGTGCGGGGAAGACGACGACCGCACGGGAACTGATCGAACTGATCCCGAACAGCACGCTCTTCGACCCCGAGGTCATCGGCGGCGAGCTGCGCGCCCTGCTGCCGGCCAAGCGCCTCGCCGAGGTCGGCGACTTCCAGGACCTGCCGATCTGGCGCCGCCTCGTCATCGACACGGCCGCCGCGCTGCTCGCCGAACTCGGCGGCACCCTCGTCGTGCCCATGACCCTGCTGCGCCAGGAGTACCGCGACGAGATCTTCGGAGGCCTCGCCGCCCGCCGCATCAGCGTCCGGCATGTGCTTCTGACCCCGGCCGAAACGATACTGCGGGACCGCATCGCGAACCGTGAGATCCCGCCCGACGTCCCCGACGGCGAGATACGCGTGCGGCAGTGGTCGTACGACCACATGGAGCCGTACCGGGCCGCTCTCGCCTCCTGGCTCACCGCGGACGCCCACCCGGTCGACAACGGCGCCCGCACCCCGTACGAGACCGCCGTCCGGATCGCGGAGGCCGTCACCTCCGGGACCGCGTCGGTCTGCGACATCGTGCAGACCCCCGAACCGAGCGCCGAGACACTCGCGGCCGGTGTCCTCCTCTTCGACGAGGAGGACCGTGTGCTGCTCGTCGACCCCACCTACAAGGCCGGCTGGGAGTTCCCCGGCGGCGTCGTAGAGCCCGGCGAGGCACCCGCCCGGGCCGGGATCCGCGAGGTCGCAGAGGAGACCGGGATACGACTCGACGAGATACCCCGCCTGCTGGTCGTCGACTGGGAACCGCCCGCACCTCCCGGTTTCGGCGGGCTGCGCCTGCTGTTCGACGGCGGACGCCTCGGTTCGGCCGAGGCCCGGCAACTGCTGCTGCCCGGACCCGAGCTGCGCGGCTGGCGCTTCGTCACCGAGGAGGAGGCCGCCGGCCTGCTGCCGCCGGTGCGCTACGAGCGACTGCGCTGGGCCCTGCGGGCCCGGGAACGCGGGGCCGCGCTGTATCTGGAGGCCGGCGTGCCCGTCGGGTGA
- a CDS encoding dipeptidase codes for MSSNPVAETVASLMPRAKAELTELVAFKSVADFDQFPRSESEGAARWVADALRAEGFEDVALLDTPDGTQSVYGHLRGPEGAKTVLLYAHYDVQPPLDEAGWTSPPFELTERDGRWYGRGAADCKGGVIMHLLALRALKANGGVPVHVKVIAEGSEEMGTGGLERYAEEHPDLLEADTIVIGDAGNFRVGLPTVTSTLRGTTVLRVRVDTLEGNLHSGQFGGAAPDALAALIRVLDSLRAADGSTTVDGLSSDARWEGLQYEDEQFRQDAKVLDGVELIGSGTVADRIWARPAVTVLGIDCPPVVGATPSVQAGARALVGLRVPPGVDTAEATKLLQAHIEAHTPWGARVSTEQIGQGQAFRADTTSPAYQAMADAMAVAYPGQEMQYAGQGGSIPLCNTLAALYPHAEFLLIGLSEPEAQIHAVNESVSPQELERLSVAEALFLRNYAAG; via the coding sequence ATGTCGTCGAATCCGGTCGCCGAGACCGTCGCTTCGCTGATGCCCAGGGCGAAGGCGGAGCTCACCGAGCTGGTGGCCTTCAAGTCGGTGGCGGACTTCGACCAGTTCCCGCGCAGCGAGAGCGAGGGAGCCGCGCGCTGGGTGGCGGACGCGCTGCGCGCCGAGGGCTTCGAGGACGTCGCCCTGCTCGACACACCGGACGGCACCCAGTCGGTGTACGGCCACCTGCGCGGCCCCGAGGGCGCGAAGACCGTCCTGCTCTACGCCCACTACGACGTGCAGCCCCCGCTGGACGAGGCCGGCTGGACCTCCCCGCCCTTCGAACTGACCGAGCGCGACGGCCGTTGGTACGGGCGCGGTGCCGCCGACTGCAAGGGCGGCGTGATCATGCACCTGCTGGCGCTGCGCGCGCTGAAGGCGAACGGCGGCGTGCCGGTGCATGTCAAGGTGATCGCCGAGGGTTCGGAGGAGATGGGCACCGGCGGTCTGGAGCGGTACGCGGAGGAGCATCCGGACCTGCTGGAGGCCGACACCATCGTCATCGGCGACGCGGGCAACTTCCGGGTCGGCCTGCCGACGGTGACCTCGACCCTGCGCGGTACGACGGTCCTGCGGGTGCGGGTGGACACGCTCGAAGGCAATCTGCACTCGGGCCAGTTCGGCGGCGCGGCGCCCGACGCGCTGGCGGCGCTGATCCGCGTGCTGGACTCGCTGCGCGCGGCGGACGGTTCGACGACGGTCGACGGGCTGTCGTCGGATGCGCGGTGGGAGGGCCTTCAGTACGAGGACGAGCAGTTCCGGCAGGACGCCAAGGTCCTCGACGGTGTCGAGCTGATCGGCTCCGGCACGGTCGCCGACCGTATCTGGGCGCGTCCGGCCGTCACGGTGCTCGGCATCGACTGCCCGCCGGTCGTCGGCGCCACCCCGTCCGTGCAGGCGGGTGCGCGGGCGCTGGTCGGCCTGCGGGTGCCGCCGGGCGTGGACACGGCGGAGGCGACGAAACTGCTCCAGGCGCACATCGAGGCCCACACCCCGTGGGGTGCGCGGGTCAGCACGGAGCAGATCGGCCAGGGCCAGGCGTTCCGCGCCGACACGACGAGCCCGGCGTACCAGGCGATGGCCGACGCGATGGCGGTGGCGTACCCGGGTCAGGAGATGCAGTACGCGGGTCAGGGCGGCTCCATTCCGCTGTGCAACACCCTCGCCGCGCTCTACCCGCACGCCGAGTTCCTGCTCATCGGCCTGAGCGAGCCGGAGGCCCAGATCCACGCCGTCAACGAGAGCGTGTCGCCGCAGGAGCTGGAGCGGCTGTCCGTGGCGGAGGCACTGTTCCTGCGCAACTACGCGGCGGGCTGA
- a CDS encoding geranylgeranyl reductase family protein, producing the protein MSSEYSSAGDVRQVWDVVVVGAGPAGASAAYAAAVAGRRVLLLEKAELPRYKTCGGGIIGPSRDALPPGFELPLQDRVQAVTFSNNGRFTRTRRSKQMLFGLINRPEFDHQLVEHAQKAGAELRTGVTVSRVEQHGSAVPDRRTVAVVLQGGETVLARAVVGADGSASRIGAHVGVKLDQVDLGLELEIPVPETVAEDWRGRVLIDWGPIPGSYGWVFPKGDTLTVGVISARGEGAATKRYLEDFVGRLGLAGFEPAVSSGHLTRCRAEDSPLSRGRVLVCGDAAGLLEPWTREGISFALRSGRLAGEWAVRIAEAHDAVDTRRQALNYAFAVKAGLGVEMAVGKRLLTAFERRPGLFHTALTGFRPAWKAFVDITRGSTSLGEIVRGRPMAQRVLTALDRRTAPAEDEAGP; encoded by the coding sequence GTGAGCAGCGAGTACTCTTCGGCGGGCGACGTGCGGCAGGTGTGGGACGTCGTCGTGGTGGGTGCGGGACCCGCAGGGGCTTCGGCGGCCTACGCGGCGGCGGTCGCGGGACGGCGCGTGCTGCTGCTGGAGAAGGCGGAGCTGCCCCGCTACAAGACGTGCGGCGGCGGAATCATCGGGCCCTCCCGCGACGCCCTGCCCCCCGGTTTCGAACTGCCGCTCCAGGACCGGGTGCAAGCGGTGACGTTCTCCAACAACGGACGATTCACCCGTACCCGGCGTTCCAAGCAGATGCTGTTCGGGCTGATCAACCGGCCCGAGTTCGACCACCAGCTCGTCGAGCACGCGCAGAAGGCGGGTGCCGAACTGCGCACCGGCGTGACCGTTTCGCGGGTCGAGCAGCACGGCTCGGCGGTGCCGGACCGGCGGACGGTCGCCGTCGTCCTCCAAGGCGGCGAGACCGTGCTGGCGCGCGCGGTGGTCGGCGCGGACGGCAGCGCCAGCCGGATAGGGGCCCACGTCGGCGTCAAGCTCGACCAGGTGGACCTCGGCCTGGAGCTGGAGATCCCGGTGCCGGAGACGGTCGCGGAGGACTGGCGAGGGCGCGTCCTGATCGACTGGGGTCCGATTCCGGGCAGTTACGGATGGGTCTTCCCCAAGGGCGACACCCTGACGGTCGGAGTGATCTCGGCACGTGGCGAAGGCGCGGCCACCAAGCGCTACTTGGAGGACTTCGTCGGGCGGCTCGGACTCGCCGGGTTCGAACCCGCCGTCTCCTCCGGCCATCTGACCCGCTGCCGGGCCGAGGACTCGCCGCTGTCGCGCGGGCGGGTGCTGGTGTGCGGGGACGCGGCGGGGCTGCTGGAGCCGTGGACGCGCGAGGGCATCTCCTTCGCGCTGCGTTCGGGCCGGCTCGCGGGGGAGTGGGCGGTGCGGATCGCCGAGGCGCACGATGCGGTCGACACCCGTCGGCAGGCCTTGAACTACGCGTTCGCGGTCAAGGCGGGGCTCGGCGTGGAAATGGCGGTCGGCAAGCGGCTGCTGACCGCGTTCGAGCGGCGGCCCGGTCTCTTCCACACGGCCCTGACCGGCTTCCGGCCCGCCTGGAAGGCGTTCGTGGACATCACGCGCGGCTCGACGTCGCTCGGTGAGATCGTCCGCGGCCGTCCCATGGCCCAGCGCGTCCTGACCGCGCTGGACCGCCGGACCGCGCCGGCCGAGGACGAGGCCGGTCCGTGA
- a CDS encoding nitroreductase family deazaflavin-dependent oxidoreductase: protein MSTHVQKPGWFTVNVLNRAVAWMTRRGLSVWGSRVLAVRGRKSGEWRTTPVNLLTVDGQHYLVAPRGHVQWTHNMRAAGGGELRLGKNVDAFAATEIADDDKPALLRAYLKRWKAEVGVFFNAVGPDSSDEELRRVAPDHPVFRITYS from the coding sequence ATGTCCACCCACGTCCAGAAGCCCGGCTGGTTCACCGTCAACGTCCTCAACCGGGCCGTGGCCTGGATGACCCGCCGCGGCCTCAGCGTCTGGGGCTCCCGTGTCCTGGCGGTCCGCGGCCGAAAGAGCGGCGAGTGGCGCACCACGCCCGTCAACCTGCTGACCGTGGACGGTCAGCACTACCTCGTCGCTCCGCGCGGCCACGTCCAGTGGACGCACAACATGCGGGCCGCGGGCGGCGGCGAGCTGCGGCTCGGCAAGAACGTGGACGCGTTCGCCGCGACCGAGATCGCCGACGACGACAAGCCGGCGCTGCTCCGCGCGTATCTCAAGCGCTGGAAGGCGGAGGTGGGCGTCTTCTTCAACGCCGTCGGACCCGACTCCTCCGACGAGGAGCTGCGCCGCGTCGCGCCCGACCACCCCGTCTTCCGGATCACGTACTCGTGA
- a CDS encoding TetR/AcrR family transcriptional regulator, with product MPNTPTPGARARARIEVTAAIKDEARRQLAAEGAPKLSLRAVARELGMVSSAVYRYFPSRDDLLTALIIDAYNSLGEAAEAAHGSVADSGPLRRWTATCEAVRAWGLAHPHEYALIYGSPVPGYTAPQTTIPAAGRVGLLLIAIVRDAHQGLGVAKPRLAAELRPEAVRMAADLAPDLPPEVVATLVAAWAQLFGLVGFEVFGQFHRIVEDREPFFRQAVTELAHTVGLVYPQKGRATTPRPGSATAGEGGEPGS from the coding sequence ATGCCCAACACCCCCACACCGGGCGCCCGCGCCCGAGCCAGGATCGAAGTCACCGCGGCGATCAAGGACGAGGCGCGCAGGCAGCTCGCCGCCGAAGGCGCCCCCAAGCTCTCGCTGCGCGCGGTCGCCCGCGAGCTGGGCATGGTCTCCTCAGCGGTCTACCGCTACTTCCCCAGTCGTGACGACCTGCTGACCGCCCTCATCATCGACGCGTACAACTCCCTCGGTGAGGCAGCCGAGGCGGCGCACGGGTCGGTGGCCGACTCCGGCCCGTTGCGGCGGTGGACCGCCACCTGCGAGGCCGTGCGCGCCTGGGGCCTCGCCCATCCGCACGAGTACGCGCTGATCTACGGCTCCCCCGTGCCCGGCTACACCGCGCCGCAGACCACGATCCCGGCCGCGGGCCGGGTCGGTCTGCTGCTCATCGCCATCGTGCGGGACGCGCACCAGGGACTCGGGGTGGCCAAGCCCCGGCTCGCCGCCGAACTGCGGCCCGAGGCCGTGCGGATGGCCGCCGACCTGGCGCCGGACCTCCCGCCGGAGGTGGTGGCGACCCTCGTGGCGGCCTGGGCGCAGTTGTTCGGGCTCGTGGGGTTCGAGGTGTTCGGGCAGTTCCACCGGATCGTCGAGGACCGCGAGCCCTTCTTCCGGCAGGCGGTGACCGAACTCGCCCACACTGTCGGTCTCGTCTACCCGCAGAAGGGGCGCGCCACGACGCCCCGTCCGGGCAGCGCGACGGCCGGCGAGGGCGGCGAGCCGGGGTCGTGA
- a CDS encoding sensor histidine kinase: MEEQRVRRGGPPLWWRHGPPWPGRRDEERPVRWPWRSTVLLTAFVLVGSDFAAHGQQGERALLDPFARVLLLVAAGQQLWRLRHPVPVVFGTAATVAVYLGAGYPYGPVLLTVAVACFSAIVAGRRKAAWAALGLLWAAHVLVAHWLYRWLPPSGDEPASWGQEIVIATWIVAIVALSELARTRREQWARERAERARAARRRADEERLRIARELHDVLAHSISVINVQAGVGLALLDTDPEQARTALTTIKSASKEALGEVRQVLDTLRTPGEAPRAPAPGLDRLPELVEQAASAGLTVAVEGTPPRLSPGTDLAAFRIVQEALTNVVRHSGSRHARVRLEHDAGALRLRVDDDGPAGGAHAGGSGNGLAGMRERAAALGGTIEAGPRPDGGFRVLAVLPLTVREENR, from the coding sequence ATGGAGGAGCAGCGCGTACGTCGGGGCGGACCGCCCCTGTGGTGGCGTCACGGACCGCCGTGGCCAGGTCGCCGGGACGAGGAGCGGCCGGTTCGGTGGCCGTGGCGCTCCACCGTCCTGCTCACCGCCTTCGTACTCGTCGGATCCGACTTCGCGGCGCACGGACAGCAGGGCGAGCGTGCGCTCCTGGACCCCTTCGCCCGGGTGCTGCTGTTGGTCGCCGCGGGGCAGCAGCTGTGGCGGCTGCGCCATCCGGTGCCGGTCGTGTTCGGCACCGCGGCCACCGTCGCCGTCTACCTCGGCGCCGGCTACCCCTACGGCCCGGTGCTGCTGACCGTCGCCGTCGCCTGTTTCAGCGCGATCGTCGCGGGCCGCCGGAAGGCGGCGTGGGCGGCGCTGGGACTGCTGTGGGCGGCACATGTGCTGGTCGCCCACTGGCTCTACCGGTGGCTGCCGCCGTCCGGCGACGAGCCCGCCTCCTGGGGGCAGGAGATCGTGATCGCGACCTGGATCGTGGCGATCGTCGCGCTGTCGGAGCTGGCCAGGACGCGCCGGGAGCAGTGGGCGCGGGAGCGGGCGGAGCGCGCCCGGGCGGCGCGCCGGCGTGCGGACGAGGAACGGCTGCGGATCGCGCGCGAACTGCACGACGTCCTCGCGCACAGCATCTCCGTCATCAACGTGCAGGCCGGCGTCGGCCTCGCCCTGCTGGACACCGACCCGGAGCAGGCACGCACCGCGCTCACCACGATCAAGTCCGCCAGCAAGGAGGCGCTCGGCGAGGTGCGCCAGGTCCTCGACACCCTGCGCACGCCCGGCGAGGCGCCGCGCGCACCGGCGCCAGGCCTGGACCGGTTGCCCGAACTGGTGGAGCAGGCGGCGAGCGCGGGACTCACCGTGGCCGTCGAAGGGACGCCGCCGCGCCTTTCGCCGGGCACGGACCTCGCCGCGTTCCGCATCGTTCAGGAGGCTCTCACCAATGTCGTCCGGCACTCCGGTTCCCGGCACGCGCGCGTGCGCCTGGAGCACGACGCCGGTGCGCTGCGGCTGCGTGTCGACGACGACGGCCCGGCCGGCGGCGCCCACGCGGGCGGGAGCGGAAACGGGCTGGCCGGAATGCGGGAGCGGGCCGCCGCGCTCGGTGGCACGATCGAGGCGGGCCCCCGCCCCGACGGCGGCTTCCGGGTGCTCGCCGTGCTGCCGCTCACCGTGCGGGAGGAGAACCGGTGA